The following coding sequences lie in one Gouania willdenowi unplaced genomic scaffold, fGouWil2.1 scaffold_340_arrow_ctg1, whole genome shotgun sequence genomic window:
- the LOC114459750 gene encoding cold-inducible RNA-binding protein B-like isoform X2: MGDEGKLFIGGLSFETNEDSLASAFGKYGVLEKVDVIRDKETGKSRGFGFVKFDCKEDAKDAMEAMNGKTLDGRAIRVDEAGKSGRRGGYNSGSRGGSRFGSRGGGYNCERGYGGGDRSYGGDRSYNSEQRSFGGGGYRSGGYSSGGYSRDSRSQGYDRSYRDGYDNYNAAHE, translated from the exons ATGGGTGACGAAGGAAAGCTGTTCATCGGAGGTCTGAGCTTCGAGACCAATGAGGATTCTTTGGCCTCCGCCTTCGGCAAATACGGAGTCCTCGAGAAGG TTGACGTGATCAGAGACAAAGAGACTGGGAAATCTCGTGGCTTTGGGTTTGTGAAATTTGACTGCAAGGAAGATGCTAAAGACGCCATGGAGGCTATGAATGGAAAG actCTCGATGGCCGTGCCATCCGTGTCGATGAAGCAGGAAAAAGCGGGCGCAGAGGGGGGTACAACTCTGGATCAAGAGGCGGCAGCAGATTTGGATCCCGTGGAG GTGGATACAATTGTGAGAGAGGCTATGGTGGTGGCGACAGAAGCTATGGTGGCGACAGAAGCTATAACAGCGAGCAGAGAAGCTTTGGTGGAGGCGGATACAGGAGCGGCGGATATTCCTCCGGCGGCTACAGCAGAGACAGCAG GAGTCAAGGATACGATCGCTCCTACCGCGATGGATACGACAATTATAATG CTGCACACGAGTAA
- the LOC114459750 gene encoding cold-inducible RNA-binding protein B-like isoform X1 yields the protein MGDEGKLFIGGLSFETNEDSLASAFGKYGVLEKVDVIRDKETGKSRGFGFVKFDCKEDAKDAMEAMNGKTLDGRAIRVDEAGKSGRRGGYNSGSRGGSRFGSRGGRGGYNCERGYGGGDRSYGGDRSYNSEQRSFGGGGYRSGGYSSGGYSRDSRSQGYDRSYRDGYDNYNAAHE from the exons ATGGGTGACGAAGGAAAGCTGTTCATCGGAGGTCTGAGCTTCGAGACCAATGAGGATTCTTTGGCCTCCGCCTTCGGCAAATACGGAGTCCTCGAGAAGG TTGACGTGATCAGAGACAAAGAGACTGGGAAATCTCGTGGCTTTGGGTTTGTGAAATTTGACTGCAAGGAAGATGCTAAAGACGCCATGGAGGCTATGAATGGAAAG actCTCGATGGCCGTGCCATCCGTGTCGATGAAGCAGGAAAAAGCGGGCGCAGAGGGGGGTACAACTCTGGATCAAGAGGCGGCAGCAGATTTGGATCCCGTGGAGGTAGAG GTGGATACAATTGTGAGAGAGGCTATGGTGGTGGCGACAGAAGCTATGGTGGCGACAGAAGCTATAACAGCGAGCAGAGAAGCTTTGGTGGAGGCGGATACAGGAGCGGCGGATATTCCTCCGGCGGCTACAGCAGAGACAGCAG GAGTCAAGGATACGATCGCTCCTACCGCGATGGATACGACAATTATAATG CTGCACACGAGTAA
- the LOC114459733 gene encoding midnolin-A-like produces MDKEEHHPSIRLSVTSTTGRPVELTVPRGETVDGLRNHICHKLRLQRDRIALLHKDRHLTAGTLLDQRVTDGSKLTLVPAIEAGLLCSTSRAERSTMDVLEDLTDVQINDFLCRRCPLSVSLRVGSSHMMHVQLQLSTPQPEGVTSGPLSSEHFSTWAPTSKDSTFPSIHHTPGAAPSSPSNPVHGPSSPSNPVHGPSSQSNPVHGPSSQSNSVHGPFSQSSQSIHGPSSLSNPVHGPSSQSNPVHGPSSQSNPVHGPSSQSNPVHGPSSQSNPVHGPSSQSSQFNPVHGPYSQSNSVHGPSSQSSQSIHGPSSQLHSAPPSGSTPLVLSPKPAAAPVCPSGSGPQSPAAASTFTETRDDDNMSQPGAVIESLVHHSPGVFSGTFSGSLTPRSQSSVSHPRRGVLIILQILNDLLRAAYSHQRASAPLHHPASRLPEDNHAHSTTTSSSVRQRPELLGQDLRLHTSAEENQTLHSKVERLQRLMRQRRLRRNVSQTSEPYQRRHPCL; encoded by the exons ATGGATAAGGAGGAGCATCATCCCTCCATCCGTCTGTCCGTCACCTCCACCACCGGCCGCCCGGTGGAGCTCACCGTGCCCCGGGGGGAGACCGTGGACGGCCTGAGGAACCACATCTGCCACAAACTACGGCTGCAACGGGACAGGATAGCCCTGCTGCACAAAGAcag acaCCTGACTGCAGGGACTCTGCTGGACCAGAGGGTGACAGATGGTAGCAAACTCACCCTAGTCCCAGCCATAGAAGCAGGTTTACTG TGCTCCACTAGCAGGGCTGAGAGGAGCACCATGGACGTGCTGGAAGATTTGACTGATGTACAG ATCAATGACTTCCTGTGCAGACGTTGTCCTCTCAGCGTTTCTCTACGTGTTGGCTCCTCCCACATGATGCACGTCCAGCTTCAGCTCTCCACCCCTCAGCCTGAGGGGGTCACCAGTGGACCTCTGAGCAGCGAACACTTCTCCACCTGGGCCCCCACCTCCAAGGACTCAACATTTCCGTCCATCCACCACACACCAGGAGCAGCTCCCTCCTCCCCATCTAACCCAGTCCATGGCCCCTCCTCCCCATCTAACCCAGTCCATGGTCCCTCCTCCCAGTCTAACCCAGTCCATGGCCCCTCCTCCCAGTCAAACTCAGTCCATGGTCCCTTTTCCCAGTCCTCCCAGTCTATCCATGGTCCCTCCTCCCTGTCTAACCCAGTCCATGGTCCCTCCTCCCAGTCTAACCCAGTCCATGGTCCCTCCTCCCAGTCTAACCCAGTCCATGGCCCCTCCTCCCAGTCTAACCCAGTCCATGGCCCCTCCTCCCAGTCTAACCCAGTCCATGGTCCCTCCTCCCAGTCCTCCCAGTTTAACCCAGTCCATGGCCCCTACTCCCAGTCAAACTCAGTCCATGGTCCCTCTTCCCAGTCCTCCCAGTCTATCCATGGTCCCTCCTCCCAGCTTCATTCAGCTCCACCTTCAGGTTCAACCCCACTGGTTCTCAGTCCCAAACCAGCTGCTGCACCAGTTTGTCCATCTGGTTCTGGACCTCAGAGTCCAGCAGCAGCCTCCACCTTCACagag ACCCGTGATGATGACAATATGTCTCAACCTGGAGCCGTCATAGAAAGCTTAGTTCATCACTCTCCAGGAGTCTTCTCAGGGACTTTCTCAG GCAGTCTGACTCCTCGTAGTCAAAGTAGCGTCTCTCATCCTCGCCGTGGCGTTCTCATCATCCTTCAGATCCTCAATGACCTCCTCAGAGCAGCGTACAGCCACCAGAGAGCCTCAGCCCCCCTCCACCACCCAGCCTCACGTCTCCCTGAAGACAACCACGCCCACAGCACCACCACCTCCAGCAGTGTGAGACAGAGGCCAGAGCTGCTCG GCCAGGATCTGCGTTTGCACACGTCTGCAGAGGAAAATCAAACGTTGCACAGTAAAGTGGAGCGACTCCAGCGTCTGATGCGTCAGAGGCGGCTTCGCAGGAACGTGTCACAAACCTCTGAGCCGTATCAACGACGTCATCCATGTTTGTAG
- the LOC114459734 gene encoding voltage-dependent calcium channel beta subunit-associated regulatory protein-like: MWWWTEAQVQLCTRCSLLRNTWRGRAKLDGGPHVGSSCKKEFVNVLLSAGILPQTWTMSNDLPALSSLTESTTDVPVSAGQVENYVLLLVLLSVFAGGTLVLLSLLLLFCHRCCMGGRRYSRASDDLEKTNTTYAEDSQPTQEITIRLDDSDALSASSRQDVESERFISTGSIGRRVSFNESALYEQDRTTQDKGRRYTLTEGDFHHLKKARLTHLHLHLPPAPSDMKILTIMECDSTDSSTVNISQSSAPKPPLAIYKPPERRVNDWTGTSLSGGLPGDRHHSTILDQSPRKSTSVTKSQRRCSQTTEACGDRNDADRVGAGPQTSVLHFLSKLRRHASLEGIAPYFRRWKFDSNHRAASLDAKGSPKRKPFQRQRAASETTEHTEGDSSPQNDASESFPQTPLLQSLSAESLSHPETSSVFLSRLNLEAMVEMNGSIGKDDPCFPTGTQGEVTVNGTEEEHQRTSGGDFKADSEDENTESVSGLFGTEQEAALQEQFENLLRAAGDPKADERTKTELEDGEELVLGAEARCRTNSGSSCSFGIRQESLEAPPSLYRDIWSLRASLEQYVSSDQSSTDRESIRSDADSVSSLGGGGGGGRPGLDSCLSQDLDDDPEGNGEGEAPTTRGTVDSEMSGGAGGEGEGVNRKLLQMDSGYASIEAPPKAPEDMRLFGTPGAPRGKTASERRLFFTSSRKKGSVCESMEARLFQEELEDEMTEKTLQEPCPLLLKSLHPQKAPETPTQLPSPLTKSVPQPPSPHCPRLRRRDYSIDEKTDALFNEFLRHDPQFDQQDSPYRSRHRSRVHLRKQWQRHKQYSDPGSSTGGRYSPTSLERQRFSPLRRGDSAGYPLDTRYHSTLSRIASAADEEASEEASKERAESLDLHDEGSEGDPPRDATNAEQSTNIPTVNHTDPRVDNKNNNSSQNVASQADGALTDKLATSVEERLYGSLRGTEQLDHVLTAANAASPGLSPI, from the exons ATGTGGTGGTGGACGGAGGCTCAGGTACAGCTCTGCACGCGCTGCTCCTTATTACGTAACACGTGGAG GGGCCGCGCAAAATTAGATGGAGGGCCGCATGTGGGCTCCAGTTGCAAGAAAGAATTTGTGAACGTTCTCCTCTCTGCAGGAATCCTGCCTCAGACGTGGACCATGAGCAATGATCTGCCTGCTCTGAGCAGCCTGACAGAGAGCACCACT GATGTGCCGGTGTCAGCTGGTCAGGTGGAGAACTATGTGTTGCTTCTGGTGCTGCTCAGTGTGTTTGCTGGTGGAACTCTGGTGCTGCtctctctgctgctgctcttcTGTCACCGCTGCTGCATGGGTGGACGTCGCTACTCTAG agCCAGTGATGACCTTGAGAAAACAAACACCACCTACGCTGAGGATTCTCAGCCCACACAAG AGATCACAATCCGTCTGGATGATTCTGACGCTCTGTCGGCGTCAAGTCGTCAGGATGTTGAGTCTGAACGCTTCATCAGCACCGGATCCATTGGACGCAGAGTTTCCTTCAACGAGTCGGCTCTTTACGAGCAGGACAGGACGACGCAGGACAAAGGACGCAG GTACACACTGACTGAAGGAGACTTCCACCACCTGAAGAAGGCCCGGCTCacccacctccacctccacctgccCCCGGCCCCCAGCGACATGAAGATCCTCACCATCATGGAGTGCGACTCCACCGACAGCAGCACAGTCAACATCAGCCAGAGCTCCGCCCCCAAACCGCCCCTCGCCATCTACAAG CCCCCTGAGAGGAGAGTCAATGATTGGACGGGAACGAGTCTCAGTGGAGGTTTACCTGGAGACAGACATCACTCCACCATCTTGGACCAGAGTCCAAGGAAGTCCACATCAGTCACCAAATCACAGCGCAGATGCTCCCAAACG ACGGAGGCTTGTGGAGACCGGAACGATGCAGACAGGGTGGGGGCGGGGCCTCAGACATCGGTGCTTCATTTTCTCTCTAAACTGCGACGTCACGCCAGCCTGGAAGGCATCGCCCCTTACTTCAGACGGTGGAAGTTTGACAGCAACCATCGAGCGGCTAGCCTGGATGCTAAAG GATCTCCAAAGAGAAAACCTTTCCAGAGGCAGAGAGCGGCAAGCGAGACCACCGAGCACACCGAGGGCGACTCGTCTCCTCAGAACGACGCCTCAGAGTCTTTCCCGCAGACGCCTCTTCTGCAGTCACTCTCTGCAGAGTCCTTGTCCCATCCTGAGACCTCCTCAGTCTTCCTAAGCAG ATTGAACCTGGAGGCCATGGTGGAGATGAATGGCAGCATCGGAAAGGACGATCCGTGTTTTCCCACTGGGACCCAGGGGGAGGTCACTGTCAATGGAACAGAGGAGGAACACCAGAGAACCTCTGGAGGAGACTTCAAAGCAGACTCAGAGGATGAGAACACAGAATCCGTGTCCGGTTTGTTTGGGACGGAGCAAGAGGCGGCTCTTCAGGAACAGTTTGAGAACCTGCTGAGAGCAGCTGGAGACCCCAAAGCAGACGAGAGGACGAAGACTGAGCTGGAGGATGGAGAGGAGCTGGTGCTGGGGGCCGAAGCCAGATGTAGGACAAACTCGGGCTCGTCTTGCTCTTTTGGGATTCGTCAGGAGAGTTTGGAAGCTCCTCCCTCTTTGTACAGAGACATCTGGAGCCTGCGGGCATCCCTAGAGCAGTACGTCTCCTCCGACCAGAGCAGCACCGACAGGGAGTCCATCCGCAGCGATGCCGACAGTGTCTCTTCTCTgggcggaggaggaggaggaggacggcCTGGCCTGGACAGCTGTTTGTCCCAGGACCTGGACGACGATCCTGAAGGTAACGGCGAGGGAGAGGCACCCACCACCAGAGGGACGGTGGACAGCGAGATGAGCGGTGGagcaggaggagaaggagaaggagtgaACAGGAAGCTTCTGCAAATGGACAGCGGCTACGCCTCCATTGAAGCCCCGCCGAAAGCTCCTGAAGACATGAGGCTCTTCGGGACTCCCGGAGCCCCTCGGGGAAAGACAGCGTCCGAGCGCAGGCTGTTCTTCACTAGCTCCAGAAAGAAAGGCTCGGTGTGTGAGAGCATGGAGGCCAGGCTGTTCCAGGAGGAGCTGGAGGACGAGATGACGGAGAAGACTCTCCAGGAGCCATGCCCACTTCTTCTGAAGTCGCTCCATCCGCAGAAAGCTCCAGAAACTCCCACCCAGCTGCCGTCCCCTCTGACCAAGTCTGTCCCACAGCCGCCCAGTCCACACTGTCCCCGTCTTCGCCGTCGTGACTACAGCATCGACGAGAAGACGGACGCGCTTTTTAACGAGTTCCTTCGTCACGACCCACAGTTCGACCAGCAGGACTCGCCGTACCGATCCAGGCACCGATCCCGAGTCCACCTCCGGAAACAGTGGCAGAGACACAAGCAGTACAGTGACCCAGGCTCCAGCACCGGAGGGAGGTACTCCCCCACATCTTTGGAGAGGCAGAGGTTTTCCCCCCTGAGGCGAGGTGACAGTGCCGGCTATCCCCTGGAcaccagataccacagcacactgtCGCGCATTGCCAGTGCTGCCGATGAGGAGGCGAGCGAGGAGGCCTCCAAAGAGCGAGCCGAGAGCCTGGACCTGCACGACGAGGGCTCGGAAGGAGACCCGCCTCGTGACGCAACCAACGCAGAACAAAGCACAAACATCCCGACCGTGAACCACACGGATCCACGCGTggacaacaagaacaacaacagtAGTCAGAACGTTGCGTCCCAGGCCGATGGTGCTCTGACAGACAAGCTGGCAACGAGCGTGGAGGAGCGGCTGTATGGAAGCCTACGAGGTACCGAGCAGCTCGACCACGTGCTAACAGCTGCTAACGCAGCATCTCCTGGTCTCAGCCCTATATGA